A region from the Pseudomonas promysalinigenes genome encodes:
- a CDS encoding alpha/beta hydrolase, which yields MEQPKRTLHELKIALAILRINAIAGSSRYRVISSSALFLCWRNSPSDTLVEVLRARITGRYAQNTFEGLLKRVDDISIGRSAADVEAFLSARLPSAASISSAVRNTEYKRALEEAVNIPQELHPPQERGMTSRGVKDDSLYDYSASISYRREPAQQIYTTYPIYYGTDRLQEPGRTVKFGGFRGDGTIAYGVAEVSVPHIHREGKLERPWLWPTQTKGNPNKHIVIHSNELLALDAWFTSAKDYLSQQGIGQDPSKKEGLLFIHGYNVGFDAALWRAAQLCHDLKFPGLMLCFSWASLGTPGGYPTDEATVDWSAGNLRQYLTHVTEQLGLSALHIVAHSMGNRALLSVLESWKHEPGTTPIHQVILAAPDVDTSRFKQFGQAFETFEQVTLYASRHDRAIAASRFVHSYSRAGDARPPLVMNSLATVDVSAAGRDMFGLGHSYIATVSKVFRDLFYVVRHRHKPDQRAGIIKRDEGYWELT from the coding sequence ATGGAACAGCCAAAACGGACTTTACACGAGCTCAAGATTGCACTTGCCATCCTTCGAATAAACGCAATTGCTGGGTCTTCCCGCTATCGGGTGATCAGCTCAAGTGCGCTGTTTCTCTGCTGGAGGAACAGCCCATCTGACACCCTGGTTGAGGTGCTCCGGGCCCGTATCACTGGACGATACGCACAGAACACCTTTGAAGGCCTCCTGAAAAGGGTTGATGACATCAGCATTGGACGAAGTGCCGCTGATGTAGAGGCATTTCTGAGCGCCCGGCTGCCCAGCGCAGCCAGTATTTCGTCAGCAGTCAGAAATACTGAGTACAAGAGGGCTCTGGAGGAAGCTGTCAATATTCCACAGGAGCTTCACCCGCCCCAGGAACGTGGGATGACCTCCAGAGGGGTAAAAGACGACTCGTTGTACGACTACAGCGCCTCAATTTCCTACCGCCGGGAACCTGCGCAACAGATTTACACGACCTATCCAATCTATTACGGGACGGATCGTCTGCAGGAGCCTGGCCGTACCGTGAAATTTGGTGGCTTCAGAGGCGATGGCACAATCGCCTACGGCGTCGCTGAGGTCTCTGTCCCTCATATCCACCGTGAGGGCAAGCTTGAACGACCATGGTTGTGGCCTACCCAGACCAAGGGCAATCCCAACAAACACATCGTCATCCACAGCAATGAGCTCCTGGCGTTGGACGCATGGTTCACAAGCGCCAAGGATTACCTGAGCCAACAGGGTATAGGTCAAGATCCCTCCAAGAAAGAAGGCCTCCTTTTCATCCACGGGTATAACGTCGGCTTCGATGCCGCGCTCTGGCGTGCGGCGCAACTCTGTCACGACCTAAAATTCCCAGGCCTGATGCTGTGCTTCTCGTGGGCATCACTGGGAACGCCGGGCGGCTACCCCACTGATGAAGCGACGGTAGATTGGTCAGCAGGCAATCTCAGGCAGTATTTGACGCATGTGACAGAGCAGCTTGGGTTGTCAGCTCTGCATATCGTCGCACACAGCATGGGTAACCGAGCGCTCCTGTCGGTTCTAGAAAGCTGGAAGCACGAGCCTGGCACTACACCCATCCACCAGGTCATTCTAGCGGCGCCAGACGTGGATACCAGCCGGTTCAAACAATTTGGACAGGCCTTTGAGACCTTTGAGCAAGTAACGCTCTACGCCTCCCGGCATGATAGAGCGATTGCGGCATCTAGATTCGTTCACAGCTACTCCCGGGCTGGGGACGCCCGCCCCCCACTGGTCATGAATTCCTTGGCCACTGTAGACGTGTCTGCTGCGGGCAGGGACATGTTTGGCTTAGGCCACAGCTACATCGCCACGGTATCAAAGGTGTTCCGAGACTTGTTCTACGTCGTCAGGCACCGGCACAAGCCTGATCAGCGGGCGGGCATCATTAAGCGAGACGAAGGTTACTGGGAGCTCACATAG
- the gmtX gene encoding gamma-mobile-trio protein GmtX, with product MTPEELLAELKATSKPRTHKTLDAVYMACKEQRERGSTDFSYAMISRVGKAYGVPATQSLHNASGANYRALIDSFAPKVGPKEPKATGPYGWIEALPAGETKLLAKMLLAELKAAQRIIKEVLPSDRVFEIDLRQQPAAQFKLLPGERRALEYISSEAFFTKRSLTRGPRGEVCGPNNEELFRPGTMNAIDKALKHL from the coding sequence ATGACTCCCGAAGAGCTCTTGGCAGAGCTTAAAGCCACCAGCAAACCCCGCACGCACAAAACGCTCGATGCTGTTTACATGGCATGCAAGGAGCAACGCGAGCGCGGCAGCACCGATTTCAGCTACGCGATGATTTCTCGCGTTGGCAAGGCATACGGCGTCCCGGCAACACAGAGCTTGCATAATGCCAGCGGAGCCAACTACCGCGCATTGATCGACTCGTTTGCACCCAAAGTAGGGCCTAAAGAGCCCAAAGCTACCGGCCCGTACGGCTGGATTGAAGCGCTACCAGCGGGGGAAACGAAGCTCTTGGCCAAGATGCTGCTGGCGGAGCTCAAGGCAGCACAACGGATAATCAAAGAGGTGCTGCCAAGTGATCGTGTGTTTGAAATCGACCTAAGGCAACAGCCGGCAGCACAGTTCAAGCTACTACCTGGAGAGCGACGAGCGTTGGAATACATCAGTTCTGAAGCCTTTTTCACCAAGCGCTCACTCACGCGGGGGCCACGAGGCGAGGTCTGCGGGCCAAACAACGAGGAGCTCTTCCGACCAGGTACGATGAATGCGATTGATAAGGCCTTGAAGCATCTCTAG
- the greB gene encoding transcription elongation factor GreB, with the protein MATNIITRAGHNALKAELDHLWHTYRPEITQKVTWAASLGDRSENADYQYNKKLLREIDRRIRYLRKRLEDIRVVDYSPEQEGKVFFGAWVEIENEGGESKRFRVVGYDEIYGRNDYISIDSPMARALLKKEEGDEVVVQTPTGEATWYIASISYEQRTS; encoded by the coding sequence TTGGCCACCAACATCATCACCCGCGCAGGCCATAACGCCCTGAAGGCAGAGCTTGACCATCTCTGGCACACCTATCGCCCCGAGATCACTCAAAAGGTGACTTGGGCCGCCTCTCTTGGCGATCGGAGCGAGAACGCTGATTATCAGTACAATAAAAAATTGCTGCGCGAAATTGATCGACGCATTCGCTATCTGAGAAAGCGGCTTGAGGATATTCGCGTCGTTGACTACTCCCCGGAGCAAGAAGGAAAAGTATTTTTTGGCGCCTGGGTCGAAATCGAAAATGAGGGCGGTGAGAGCAAACGATTCAGGGTTGTCGGCTACGATGAGATCTATGGGCGAAATGACTACATCTCAATTGACTCCCCCATGGCTCGTGCGCTTTTGAAAAAAGAAGAAGGCGATGAGGTGGTGGTGCAGACGCCTACAGGCGAAGCAACCTGGTATATCGCAAGCATATCGTATGAACAGCGCACGTCCTAA